A portion of the Gigantopelta aegis isolate Gae_Host chromosome 10, Gae_host_genome, whole genome shotgun sequence genome contains these proteins:
- the LOC121384779 gene encoding uncharacterized protein LOC121384779, with product MIKNSFSKALEMAMHACSDVDCKAENIILTFVKESNGKIKRKPPWFWSSINRGYIRHKRLPTDKDASEETFHMSRPYITASPEFSSGDDFIPVSESTGDDLPFVPGVSGKDLTAASKLTENNFTPTSQWNDMSTTPELSADNITPAPEILGNYLRTTPEVSENYLTAGSDLPGNDFTPALRFSGNDVNAGKEINDNDITTDPKLFQNYFTSSSKLTHTPGLPDNVLTTVPESSENVSTPSPRLSGNSLTGAPELSGNGVTTAPKSSGHSGGRNMIRHRLLTLRFDLVVSARNANADEASAILSSVVQRTSRPLYNSSEEFPLHDFKILDMAVQCQAGFTHAKKYHGRCVACGVGTFHKKNQDLCMPCPKGKYQTIEGQTSCIACPPGTSTLGNGTKTLARCMDACKPHEYSSTGLQPCFRCPGGTIQPREGSTFCHLCPLGTINHKVTKEPMCIPREYCNQIQGGCDHICETIKGGSTCICKNDYILQADGFTCAKLTYKG from the exons ATGATCAAAAACAGCTTCAGCAAAGCATTGGAAATGGCCATGCATGCTTGCAGTGACGTCGACTGTAAGGCTGAAAATATTATACTTACATTTGTCAAAGaatctaatggaaaaattaaaagGAAGCCTCCATGGTTCTGGTCATCTATAAACAGAGGTTACATCAGGCACAAGAGATTACCTACAGACAAAGATGCCTCTGAAGAAACATTTCATATGTCAAGACCATATATCACTGCTTCTCCAGAGTTTTCGTCTGGAGATGACTTTATTCCCGTTTCAGAATCAACTGGAGATGATTTACCTTTTGTCCCAGGGGTTTCTGGAAAAGACTTGACTGCTGCTTCGAAGTTAACTGAGAATAACTTTACTCCCACTTCACAGTGGAATGATATGAGTACTACTCCGGAATTATCTGCAGACAACATTACTCCTGCTCCAGAAATATTAGGAAATTACTTAAGAACTACTCCAGAAGTTTCTGAAAATTACTTGACAGCTGGTTCTGATTTACCTGGGAACGACTTTACTCCTGCCCTAAGGTTCTCTGGTAATGACGTCAATGCTGGTAAAGAGATCAACGATAATGACATAACTACTGATccgaaattatttcaaaattattttacttcttCTTCAAAACTAACTCATACTCCAGGATTACCTGATAATGTCTTGACCACAGTTCCAGAATCATCTGAAAATGTATCCACTCCTTCTCCACGGTTATCTGGTAATAGCTTAACTGGTGCCCCAGAGCTATCTGGGAATGGTGTAACTACTGCTCCAAAGTCATCTGGCCATAGCGGAGGCAGAAACATGATTAGACATCGACTTTTGACGCTTCGGTTCGATCTCGTCGTAAGTGCCAGGAACGCAAATGCAGACGAGGCGAGTGCAATACTCAGTTCCGTAGTGCAGAGGACGTCAAGACCGCTGTACAACTCGTCTGAAGAGTTCCCCCTTCATGACTTCAAAATATTAGACATGGCGGTGCAGTGCCAGGCTGGCTTCACCCATGCCAAGAAGTATCATGGAAGATGTG ttgccTGTGGTGTGGGAACTTTTCACAAGAAAAATCAGGACCTGTGTATGCCTTGCCCCAAAGGCAAATATCAAACAATCGAGGGACAGACGTCTTGCATAGCATGTCCCCCGGGGACCTCCACTCTCGGCAATGGGACCAAAACCTTAGCTAGATGTATGG ACGCTTGTAAGCCTCATGAATATTCATCAACGGGACTACAGCCATGTTTTAGATGTCCAGGAGGGACCATCCAACCTCGCGAGGGAAGCACGTTCTGTCATTTATGTCCTCTTGGGACAATAAACCACAAGGTCACCAAAGAACCTATGTGTATTC CTAGGGAATACTGTAACCAGATCCAGGGTGGGTGCGATCATATCTGTGAGACGATAAAGGGAGGCAGCACGTGCATCTGCAAGAACGATTACATACTTCAGGCAGACGGCTTCACGTGCGCCAAGCTGACGTATAAAG gATAA